In the Hordeum vulgare subsp. vulgare chromosome 7H, MorexV3_pseudomolecules_assembly, whole genome shotgun sequence genome, one interval contains:
- the LOC123412197 gene encoding putative disease resistance protein RGA4, whose translation MEKAAASWLVNKVLNMMCDGLVGAFVASKELGLNSEKIKHDLEFASALLQAAQTRGVGDNDGMGKLVQALSTKAHEAEDVLDELHYFIIQDQLDNTQHAVPDLGKGLRGHARHCHQALRHIVGNCLVCLSCSHTQDVHDNDHVVAVTNIKHHTTKLGGYYGNNGLVGRLSFDRVAMSKKIKSVIEEIHALCDHVSKLLNVVPHHSSNTAIVNPKRPLIGSTSAQDTLYGRRDLFEQTIKDIITGGTNSSGTLVVLPIVGPGGIGKTTFTQHLYNDGRIQQHFVVRMWVCVSTDFDVLKLSQQILSCIERRNTTNQTKNLDQLQISIAEGLLSKRFLIVFDDIWKCSGHDWETMLAPCMKRGAKGSVVLVTTRFPSIAEMVKTSNLISLKGLEPDDLLAFFEGFIFDGNKPEDYQDDLSLIARNIADKLKGSPLAAKTVGRLLKKRLSREHWMRVLKNNE comes from the coding sequence atggagaaggcgGCCGCGAGCTGGCTTGTCAACAAGGTGTTGAATATGATGTGTGATGGCTTGGTGGGCGCGTTTGTTGCTAGCAAAGAGCTCGGTCTCAACTCCGAGAAGATAAAACATGATCTTGAGTTTGCGAGTGCGCTGCTACAAGCAGCACAGACGAGGGGTGTGGGTGACAATGACGGCATGGGGAAGCTCGTGCAAGCGCTGAGCACCAAGGCCCACGAGGCTGAGGACGTGTTGGATGAGCTCCACTACTTCATCATCCAGGACCAACTCGACAACACCCAGCATGCGGTGCCAGATCTGGGCAAGGGCCTCCGTGGTCATGCTCGCCATTGCCACCAAGCTCTTCGTCACATTGTCGGTAACTGTCTCGTGTGCCTTTCTTGTTCGCATACGCaagatgttcatgataatgatcatgttgttgctgTTACAAATATCAAACACCATACAACCAAACTTGGTGGTTATTATGGTAATAATGGTCTAGTTGGTAGGTTGTCCTTCGACAGAGTGGCCATGTCCAAAAAAATTAAGTCGGTGATAGAGGAAATTCATGCCCTGTGTGACCATGTCTCTAAGTTGCTCAATGTAGTCCCACACCATAGCAGCAACACCGCAATTGTCAATCCAAAACGACCTCTTATAGGATCAACTTCTGCACAGGATACATTATATGGGAGGAGAGACCTTTTTGAGCAAACAATAAAAGATATTATCACTGGTGGAACAAATAGCAGCGGAACACTTGTTGTTCTTCCTATAGTTGGTCCAGGAGGCATTGGGAAGACAACCTTCACCCAACACTTGTATAATGATGGAAGGATACAGCAACATTTTGTTGTGAGGATGTGGGTATGTGTATCAACTGATTTTGATGTTCTTAAACTCAGCCAACAGATCCTTAGCTGCATAGAAAGGAGGAACACCACAAATCAAACCAAAAATTTAGACCAGCTCCAAATATCCATTGCAGAGGGACTATTGTCTAAAAGGTTTTTAATTGTCTTTGATGATATCTGGAAATGCAGTGGACATGATTGGGAAACCATGTTAGCTCCTTGTATGAAGAGGGGAGCCAAAGGCAGCGTTGTTCTTGTCACAACTCGATTCCCTTCTATAGCTGAAATGGTAAAAACGTCCAACCTAATATCACTAAAAGGTTTGGAGCCTGATGACTTGCTCGCATTCTTTGAAGGATTTATATTTGATGGCAACAAACCAGAGGATTATCAAGACGACTTATCTCTTATTGCaagaaatattgcagataagttAAAGGGCTCACCTCTAGCCGCCAAAACAGTCGGTCGATTATTAAAGAAGAGACTTTCTCGAGAACATTGGATGAGAGTTCTTAAAAACaatgaatga